One Aphidius gifuensis isolate YNYX2018 linkage group LG5, ASM1490517v1, whole genome shotgun sequence genomic region harbors:
- the LOC122856747 gene encoding AP-3 complex subunit delta-1 isoform X1, whose protein sequence is MALKKVRGNFERMFDKNLTDLVRGIRNNKNNEAKYIAQCIEEIKQELRQDNVAVKSNAVAKLTYLQMLGYDISWAGFNIIEVMSSGKFTYKRIGYLSASQSFHMDTELLMLTTNMIRKDLNSQNQYDAGLALSGLSCFISPDLAKDLVNDIMTLLTSTKPYLRKKAVLMMYKVFLRFPEALRPAFPRLKEKLEDPDSGVQSAAVNVVCELARKNPKNYLSLAPIFFKLMTTSTNNWMLIKIIKLFGALTPLEPRLGKKLIEPLTNLIHSTSAMSLLYECINTVIAVLISISSGMPNHSDSIQLCVQKLRILIEDTDQNLKYLGLLAMSKILKTHPKSVQAHKDLIMQCLDDKDESIRLRALDLLYGMVSKKNLIEIVRKLMIHMDKAEGTTYRDELLSKIIQICSQNNYQFITYFEWYISVLVDLTRMEGTKHGQLVATQLLDVTIRVQAIRKYSVQQCALLLDNAHLLTCQPRSTMCEVLYAAAWICGEFSSELDDKMKTLKSMLKSQKNFLPGHIQAVYVHNILKLSSIILINAKKNNETDIINEIYKLKNSMNEFICSGDLEVQERTISTIVLFDYLNDNPELIDELIYTFDGELNPIAPKAQKKVPIPDGLDLDTWINDPPSDQSDNDDYDINDIFIKDDNNKSNDSNNNSSKKKYHEPTIDEIKKQRDIRKFEYENNPNYLKGNITNVNSSSYHNIDNKNNDYDSIPIAELNIPVSLKVDHLYSKKNLLKTSKRKKKKSSKKNKNQSSSDDDDGDEDDDDKYPTHFVNTEIGELPPGAELSDNDDGNFGDINDPHRALNIDLDIPLRDDEKLPAVEQHRITDNKKSKNHELLINDNDDKKIIKKDKIKKVKKKNDNKLKKKIKNDIDNQNKIDLWLGNDKENITIEENDDNNDDNDKKKHKKKLKSKKKTKNNNIDEQDKKKKKKKNIIESIGKQKASDYEETAGISTPSKEILPNLIDNFNNENGTCNYQKLSGYKELSKNDKIKISYGLKQLPHESGKIIVGISLFNTADKIIKDLNFDVLDTSTLKLIRNSDEESGIKILVKLGPGENTETHLSFDVTDDTFSQKLRGNLTYMIDNTNGLIQEKLDFILYLSCSDFLIESLPQSDILTELLSNDLLQYKVKQIIEVQGDFDKILNIICQNCHLTLVEIVDDAASLYGNSLKGHHVCLLIKKKLSESSLCLSIEGKGDNNSLLTGIVDEIVKTLTNY, encoded by the exons atggcTTTGAAAAAAGTTAGAGGTAATTTTGAACGtatgtttgataaaaatttgactGATTTAGTCAGAGGTATtagaaacaacaaaaataatgag gcAAAATATATTGCTCAGTGTATCGAAGAGATTAAACAAGAACTCAGACAAGATAATGTTGCTGTCAAATCCAACGCAGTTGCTAAACTTACATat ctccAGATGTTGGGATATGACATTAGTTGGGCTGGTTTCAACATAATTGAGGTCATGTCATCTGGTaaatttacatacaaaagAATTGGATATTTATCAGCAAGTCAAAGTTTTCACATGGATACTGAG ctgTTGATGTTAACAACAAACATGATAAGAAAAGATTTAAATAGTCAAAATCAGTATGATGCTGGTTTAGCATTAAGTGGCTTATCATGTTTTATAAGTCCAGATTTAGCTAAAGATCTTGTCAATGATATTATGACACTATTAACAAGTACAAAACCATATTTACGAAAAAAAGCTGTACTTATGATGTATAAAGTTTTTCTACGTTTTCCTGAAGCATTACGTCCAGCATTTCCAAGACTAAAAGAAAAACTTGAAGATCCAGATAGTGGTGTACAATCAGCAGCTGTTAATGTTGTCTGTGAATTAGCAagaaaaaatccaaaaaattatttaagtcttgcaccaatattttttaaattaatgacaacATCAACAAACAATTGGATGctaattaaaatcatcaaattg TTTGGCGCATTGACACCTTTAGAACCTAGACTTGGAAAAAAACTCATAGAACCTTTgacaaatttaattcacaG CACATCAGCAATGTCACTATTGTACGAGTGTATAAATACAGTAATTGCagtattaatatcaatatcatcagGAATGCCAAATCATTCAGACTCAATACAATTATGTGTACAAAAATTACGTATATTAATTGAAGATACTGATCAAAATTTAAAGTACTTAGGTCTATTGGCaatgtcaaaaatattaaaaactcaTCCAAAAAGTGTACAAGCACATAAAGATTTAATAATGCAATGtcttgatgataaagatgaaaGTATACGTTTACGTGcacttgatttattatatggtatggtatctaaaaaaaatttaattgaaattgtaCGTAAATTAATGATACACATGGATAAAGCTGAAGGTACAACATATCgtgatgaattattatcaaaaataattcaaatatgttcacaaaataattatcaatttataacaTATTTCGAATGGTATATATCTGTATTAGTTGATTTAACACGTATGGAAGGTACAAAACATGGACAACTTGTTGCAACACAGCTACTTGATGTTACAATACGTGTACAGGCTATACGTAAATATTCAGTACAACAATGTGCCTTATTACTTGATAATGCACATTTATTAACATGTCAACCACGTTCAACAATGTGTGAAGTTTTATATGCAGCAGCATGGATATGTGGTGAATTTTCATCAgaacttgatgataaaatgaaaacattaaaatcaatgttaaaatcacaaaaaaattttttaccaggACATATACAAGCTGTTTATgtacataatatattaaaactatcatcaataatattaataaatgctaaaaaaaataatgaaactgatattattaatgaaatatataaattaaaaaattcaatgaatgaatttatatgCTCAGGTGATTTAGAAGTACAAGAAAGaacaatatcaacaattgtattatttgattatttaaatgataatccagaattaattgatgaattaatatatacatttgatgGTGAATTAAATCCAATAGCACcaaaagcacaaaaaaaagtacCAATACCAGATGGATTAGATTTAGATACATGGATAAATGATCCACCATCTGATCAATCAGacaatgatgattatgatatcaatgatatatttattaaagatgataataataaatcaaatgatagtaataataatagcagtaaaaaaaaatatcatgagccaacaattgatgaaattaaaaaacaacgtGATATACGTAAAtttgaatatgaaaataatccaAATTATTTGAAGGGTAATATTACAAATGTAAATTCATCATCTTatcataatattgataataaaaataatgattatgatAGTATACCAATTGCTGAATTAAATATACCAGTATCATTAAAAGTTGATCATttatattcgaaaaaaaatttattaaaaactagCAAacgtaaaaagaaaaaatcatccaaaaaaaataaaaatcaatcaagtagtgatgatgatgatggtgatgaagatgatgatgataaatatccAACACATTTTGTTAATACAGAAATTGGTGAATTACCACCAGGTGCTGAATTGAGTGACAATGATGATGGTAATTTTGGTGATATTAATGATCCACATCGTGCATTAAATATTGATCTAGATATACCACTacgtgatgatgaaaaattaccaGCTGTTGAACAACATCGTAtaacagataataaaaaatctaaaaatcatgagctattaataaatgataatgatgataaaaaaataataaaaaaagataaaattaaaaaagttaaaaaaaaaaatgataataaattgaaaaaaaaaattaaaaatgatattgataatcaaaataaaattgatttatggCTTGgtaatgataaagaaaatattacaattgaagaaaatgatgataataatgatgataatgataaaaagaagcataaaaaaaaattaaaaagtaaaaaaaagacaaaaaataataatattgatgaacaagataaaaaaaaaaagaaaaaaaaaaatattattgaatcaaTTGGTAAACAAAAAGCATCAGATTATGAAGAAACAGCTGGTATATCAACACcatcaaaagaaatattaccaaatttaattgataattttaataatgaaaatggtACATGTAATTATCAAAAGTTATCTGGTTACAaagaattatcaaaaaatgataaaattaaaatatcatatggACTTAAACAATTACCACATGAAAgtggtaaaataattgttggtatatcattgtttaatacagctgataaaataataaaagatcttaattttgatgttttagatacatcaacattaaaattaattagaaat TCAGATGAAGAATCtggaataaaaatacttgttaaATTGGGACCAGGTGAAAATACAGAAACACATTTATCATTTGACGTTACAGATGATACATTTTCACAAAAATTACGTGGTAATTTGACTTATATGATTGACAATACAAATGGattaatacaagaaaaattagattttatattgtatttatcaTGTAGTGATTTTCTCATTGAAAGTTTACCACAAAGTGATATATTAACTGAGCTATTAAGTAATGATTTACTTCAATATAAAGTTAAACAAATCATTGAAGTACAAGgtgattttgataaaatattaaatattatatgtcAAAATTGTCATTTGACATTGGTGGAAATCGTTGACGATGCTGCATCATTGTATGGAAATTCATTGAAGGGTCATCATGTGTgccttttaattaaaaaa aagtTGTCGGAGAGCTCCTTGTGTCTTTCGATTGAAGGTAAAGGAGATAATAATTCTCTTTTAACTGGAATCGTTGATGAAATTGTAAAAACACTCACAAATTATTGA
- the LOC122856866 gene encoding OCIA domain-containing protein 1-like, translated as MNDYYGNEQGNQPPFPRQQQSGFDPNRLPPRQQSASDIMSITMTPEEKKVLGECQTQATIRGVSLGALATGACYYLMNNGTLKKNRLILGLTSFSGFIIGSMSYRTTCMQKLMALPNSDFKARILQAQNMNNREYQPRDGESQAWFDGKTANDSKLPTDDFSPMGHALDIEPYQTPDYDSLSRGAIDNDSDAGFKLNPPLPNNNSYVNYDDLRRKNRIDYENRAIPQSSPYQPPSAYQPPPPQQQPIVQKPPTYDGGVFDPPPRSNDYWR; from the exons atgaatgaTTATTATGGAAATGAACAAGGTAATCAACCACCTTTTCCAAGACAACAACAATCTGGATTTGATCCTAACCGGTTGCCACCAAGACAACAATCAGCTTCAGATATTAtg AGTATCACAATGACtccagaagaaaaaaaagtacttgGAGAATGTCAAACACAAGCAACAATAAGAGGTGTATCACTTGGTGCACTTGCAACTGGtgcatgttattatttaatgaataatggtacattaaaaaaaaatcgtttgATACTTGGTTTAACTAGTTTTTCTGGTTTTATTATTGGATCAATGTCATATCGTACAACTTGTATGCAAAAATTAATGGCACTTCCAAATAGTGATTTTAAAGCTAGAATTCTTCAAGCACAAAACATGAACAAtcg agAATATCAACCACGTGATGGTGAATCTCAAGCTTGGTTTGATGGAAAAACTGCAAATGATTCAAAATTACCAACTGATGATTTTTCACCAATGGGTCATGCTCTTGATATTGAACCTTATCAAACACCAGATTATGATTCATTATCAAGAGGTGCAATTGACAatg ATTCAGATGCtggatttaaattaaatcctCCTCTTCCAAATAACAACTCATACGttaattatgatgatttaaGACGTAAAAATCGTATTGATTATGAAAATAGAGCAATACCACAAAGCTC aCCATATCAGCCACCATCAGCATatcaaccaccaccaccacaacaacaaccaatAGTTCAAAAACCACCAACTTATGATGGTGGTGTATTTGATCCACCACCAAGATCGAATGACTATTGGcgataa
- the LOC122856747 gene encoding AP-3 complex subunit delta-1 isoform X2, giving the protein MALKKVRGNFERMFDKNLTDLVRGIRNNKNNEAKYIAQCIEEIKQELRQDNVAVKSNAVAKLTYLQMLGYDISWAGFNIIEVMSSGKFTYKRIGYLSASQSFHMDTELLMLTTNMIRKDLNSQNQYDAGLALSGLSCFISPDLAKDLVNDIMTLLTSTKPYLRKKAVLMMYKVFLRFPEALRPAFPRLKEKLEDPDSGVQSAAVNVVCELARKNPKNYLSLAPIFFKLMTTSTNNWMLIKIIKLFGALTPLEPRLGKKLIEPLTNLIHSTSAMSLLYECINTVIAVLISISSGMPNHSDSIQLCVQKLRILIEDTDQNLKYLGLLAMSKILKTHPKSVQAHKDLIMQCLDDKDESIRLRALDLLYGMVSKKNLIEIVRKLMIHMDKAEGTTYRDELLSKIIQICSQNNYQFITYFEWYISVLVDLTRMEGTKHGQLVATQLLDVTIRVQAIRKYSVQQCALLLDNAHLLTCQPRSTMCEVLYAAAWICGEFSSELDDKMKTLKSMLKSQKNFLPGHIQAVYVHNILKLSSIILINAKKNNETDIINEIYKLKNSMNEFICSGDLEVQERTISTIVLFDYLNDNPELIDELIYTFDGELNPIAPKAQKKVPIPDGLDLDTWINDPPSDQSDNDDYDINDIFIKDDNNKSNDSNNNSSKKKYHEPTIDEIKKQRDIRKFEYENNPNYLKGNITNVNSSSYHNIDNKNNDYDSIPIAELNIPVSLKVDHLYSKKNLLKTSKRKKKKSSKKNKNQSSSDDDDGDEDDDDKYPTHFVNTEIGELPPGAELSDNDDGNFGDINDPHRALNIDLDIPLRDDEKLPAVEQHRITDNKKSKNHELLINDNDDKKIIKKDKIKKVKKKNDNKLKKKIKNDIDNQNKIDLWLGNDKENITIEENDDNNDDNDKKKHKKKLKSKKKTKNNNIDEQDKKKKKKKNIIESIGKQKASDYEETAGISTPSKEILPNLIDNFNNENGTCNYQKLSGYKELSKNDKIKISYGLKQLPHESGKIIVGISLFNTADKIIKDLNFDVLDTSTLKLIRNSDEESGIKILVKLGPGENTETHLSFDVTDDTFSQKLRGNLTYMIDNTNGLIQEKLDFILYLSCSDFLIESLPQSDILTELLSNDLLQYKVKQIIEVQGDFDKILNIICQNCHLTLVEIVDDAASLYGNSLKGHHVCLLIKKLSESSLCLSIEGKGDNNSLLTGIVDEIVKTLTNY; this is encoded by the exons atggcTTTGAAAAAAGTTAGAGGTAATTTTGAACGtatgtttgataaaaatttgactGATTTAGTCAGAGGTATtagaaacaacaaaaataatgag gcAAAATATATTGCTCAGTGTATCGAAGAGATTAAACAAGAACTCAGACAAGATAATGTTGCTGTCAAATCCAACGCAGTTGCTAAACTTACATat ctccAGATGTTGGGATATGACATTAGTTGGGCTGGTTTCAACATAATTGAGGTCATGTCATCTGGTaaatttacatacaaaagAATTGGATATTTATCAGCAAGTCAAAGTTTTCACATGGATACTGAG ctgTTGATGTTAACAACAAACATGATAAGAAAAGATTTAAATAGTCAAAATCAGTATGATGCTGGTTTAGCATTAAGTGGCTTATCATGTTTTATAAGTCCAGATTTAGCTAAAGATCTTGTCAATGATATTATGACACTATTAACAAGTACAAAACCATATTTACGAAAAAAAGCTGTACTTATGATGTATAAAGTTTTTCTACGTTTTCCTGAAGCATTACGTCCAGCATTTCCAAGACTAAAAGAAAAACTTGAAGATCCAGATAGTGGTGTACAATCAGCAGCTGTTAATGTTGTCTGTGAATTAGCAagaaaaaatccaaaaaattatttaagtcttgcaccaatattttttaaattaatgacaacATCAACAAACAATTGGATGctaattaaaatcatcaaattg TTTGGCGCATTGACACCTTTAGAACCTAGACTTGGAAAAAAACTCATAGAACCTTTgacaaatttaattcacaG CACATCAGCAATGTCACTATTGTACGAGTGTATAAATACAGTAATTGCagtattaatatcaatatcatcagGAATGCCAAATCATTCAGACTCAATACAATTATGTGTACAAAAATTACGTATATTAATTGAAGATACTGATCAAAATTTAAAGTACTTAGGTCTATTGGCaatgtcaaaaatattaaaaactcaTCCAAAAAGTGTACAAGCACATAAAGATTTAATAATGCAATGtcttgatgataaagatgaaaGTATACGTTTACGTGcacttgatttattatatggtatggtatctaaaaaaaatttaattgaaattgtaCGTAAATTAATGATACACATGGATAAAGCTGAAGGTACAACATATCgtgatgaattattatcaaaaataattcaaatatgttcacaaaataattatcaatttataacaTATTTCGAATGGTATATATCTGTATTAGTTGATTTAACACGTATGGAAGGTACAAAACATGGACAACTTGTTGCAACACAGCTACTTGATGTTACAATACGTGTACAGGCTATACGTAAATATTCAGTACAACAATGTGCCTTATTACTTGATAATGCACATTTATTAACATGTCAACCACGTTCAACAATGTGTGAAGTTTTATATGCAGCAGCATGGATATGTGGTGAATTTTCATCAgaacttgatgataaaatgaaaacattaaaatcaatgttaaaatcacaaaaaaattttttaccaggACATATACAAGCTGTTTATgtacataatatattaaaactatcatcaataatattaataaatgctaaaaaaaataatgaaactgatattattaatgaaatatataaattaaaaaattcaatgaatgaatttatatgCTCAGGTGATTTAGAAGTACAAGAAAGaacaatatcaacaattgtattatttgattatttaaatgataatccagaattaattgatgaattaatatatacatttgatgGTGAATTAAATCCAATAGCACcaaaagcacaaaaaaaagtacCAATACCAGATGGATTAGATTTAGATACATGGATAAATGATCCACCATCTGATCAATCAGacaatgatgattatgatatcaatgatatatttattaaagatgataataataaatcaaatgatagtaataataatagcagtaaaaaaaaatatcatgagccaacaattgatgaaattaaaaaacaacgtGATATACGTAAAtttgaatatgaaaataatccaAATTATTTGAAGGGTAATATTACAAATGTAAATTCATCATCTTatcataatattgataataaaaataatgattatgatAGTATACCAATTGCTGAATTAAATATACCAGTATCATTAAAAGTTGATCATttatattcgaaaaaaaatttattaaaaactagCAAacgtaaaaagaaaaaatcatccaaaaaaaataaaaatcaatcaagtagtgatgatgatgatggtgatgaagatgatgatgataaatatccAACACATTTTGTTAATACAGAAATTGGTGAATTACCACCAGGTGCTGAATTGAGTGACAATGATGATGGTAATTTTGGTGATATTAATGATCCACATCGTGCATTAAATATTGATCTAGATATACCACTacgtgatgatgaaaaattaccaGCTGTTGAACAACATCGTAtaacagataataaaaaatctaaaaatcatgagctattaataaatgataatgatgataaaaaaataataaaaaaagataaaattaaaaaagttaaaaaaaaaaatgataataaattgaaaaaaaaaattaaaaatgatattgataatcaaaataaaattgatttatggCTTGgtaatgataaagaaaatattacaattgaagaaaatgatgataataatgatgataatgataaaaagaagcataaaaaaaaattaaaaagtaaaaaaaagacaaaaaataataatattgatgaacaagataaaaaaaaaaagaaaaaaaaaaatattattgaatcaaTTGGTAAACAAAAAGCATCAGATTATGAAGAAACAGCTGGTATATCAACACcatcaaaagaaatattaccaaatttaattgataattttaataatgaaaatggtACATGTAATTATCAAAAGTTATCTGGTTACAaagaattatcaaaaaatgataaaattaaaatatcatatggACTTAAACAATTACCACATGAAAgtggtaaaataattgttggtatatcattgtttaatacagctgataaaataataaaagatcttaattttgatgttttagatacatcaacattaaaattaattagaaat TCAGATGAAGAATCtggaataaaaatacttgttaaATTGGGACCAGGTGAAAATACAGAAACACATTTATCATTTGACGTTACAGATGATACATTTTCACAAAAATTACGTGGTAATTTGACTTATATGATTGACAATACAAATGGattaatacaagaaaaattagattttatattgtatttatcaTGTAGTGATTTTCTCATTGAAAGTTTACCACAAAGTGATATATTAACTGAGCTATTAAGTAATGATTTACTTCAATATAAAGTTAAACAAATCATTGAAGTACAAGgtgattttgataaaatattaaatattatatgtcAAAATTGTCATTTGACATTGGTGGAAATCGTTGACGATGCTGCATCATTGTATGGAAATTCATTGAAGGGTCATCATGTGTgccttttaattaaaaaa tTGTCGGAGAGCTCCTTGTGTCTTTCGATTGAAGGTAAAGGAGATAATAATTCTCTTTTAACTGGAATCGTTGATGAAATTGTAAAAACACTCACAAATTATTGA
- the LOC122856787 gene encoding USP6 N-terminal-like protein translates to MNEDELLKRSAAERDKIFSQYDRGRENGAEIDAWEDPAYEVYHVTDRYGFIHDKRLPGKLDTNEIKMKLVEMERVKKWEKMTTQWNSQVTKEKLKRRIYKGIPDRFRGKVWCLLLGVQKLKDDNPGKYEEMLKIARQWSTEIRQIDADVARQYRDHIDYRERYSIKQRSMFFVLSAYSMYNSQVGYCQGMSVLAGLLLLYMNEEDAFWGLTVLLADKKYSMHGFYVDGFPKLNRFIEHHDKIMNRFLPKLKKKLDKCGCDSILYALKWFFVVFQERTPVSLGLRVWDVFILDGDRVLSAMAYTIMKIHKRYLMQLDSLDEFCNYLQIKIEKDFRFDDDTVISSMEKNQEELKRAKLDYPGPPLPHELPSFPFGIFKEPSFTNKVGIRAEEFTEAQAVLRESVALRRDMAASDDNENSPPPHDPPSGSEMGGSKFSFDPSMDDGGSPNGSRRSLANTSVTSTADLSVFSTATRSQALDNSLDTQSNMSAGSSESNGAPTPRATPFEQNAIRINVPYPSYSTSLYNDIGQRTLPGSLETQHKICIKIDSDDTPTVENLKPFTLENQEFEFDLK, encoded by the exons ATGAATGAGGACGAGTTATTAAAACGATCCGCTGCTGAGcgtgataaaatatttagtcaATATGATCGTGGAAGAGAAAATGGTGCTGAAATTGATGCCTGGGAAGATCCTGCATATGAAGTTTATCATGTCACTGATAGATATGGTTTTATCCA TGATAAACGTTTACCAGGTAAATTGgatacaaatgaaataaaaatgaaacttgTAGAAATGGAAAGAGTTAAAAAATGGGAAAAAATGACAACACAATGGAATAGTCAAGTaactaaagaaaaattaaaacgtaGAATATACAAAGGTATACCAGATAGATTTCGTGGTAAAGTTTGGTGTTTATTATTGGgtgtacaaaaattaaaagatgatAATCCAGGTAAATATGaagaaatgttaaaaattgcAAGACAATGGTCAACTGAAATACGACAAATTGATGCTGATGTTGCAAGACAATACAGAGATCATATTGACTAcag agAAAGATACAGCATAAAACAAAGATCAATGTTTTTCGTATTGTCTGCGTACAGTATGTATAATTCACAAGTTGGTTATTGTCAAGGGATGTCAGTATTGGCtggtttattattactatatatGAATGAAGAAGATGCATTTTGGGGTCTAACTGTTTTACTTgctgataaaaaatacagCATGCAtg GTTTTTATGTTGATGGATTTCCAAAGCTAAATCGTTTTATTGAAcatcatgataaaataatgaatagaTTTCttccaaaattaaaaaaaaaacttgataaatgtGGATGTGATTCAATTCTTTATGCACTTAAATggttttttgttgtatttcaAGAAAGA aCACCAGTTAGTCTTGGACTTCGTGTTTGGGATGTATTTATTCTTGATGGTGATAGAGTATTATCAGCAATGGCATATACtattatgaaaatacataAACGTTATTTAATGCAACTTGATTcacttgatgaattttgtaattatttacaaattaaaattgaaaaagattttcgttttgatgatgatactgTTATTAgttcaatggaaaaaaatcaagaagaaTTAAAACGTGCTAAATTAGATTATCCTGGACCACCGTTACCCCATGAATTGCCAAGTTTTCCATTTGGAATATTTAAAGAGCCATCATTTACAAATAAA gTTGGCATAAGAGCTGAAGAATTTACAGAAGCTCAAGCAGTACTTCGTGAATCAGTTGCATTACGTCGTGATATGGCAGCatctgatgataatgaaaatagtcCACCACCACATGATCCACCATCTGGTAGTGAAATGGGTGGtagtaaattttcatttgatccAAGTATGGATGATGGTGGTTCACCAAATGGTTCACGTCGTTCACTTGCTAATACATCAGTAACATCAACTGCTGATTTATCTGTATTTAGTACAGCAACACGTTCACAAGCACTTGATAATAGTCTTGATACACAAAGTAATATGTCTGCTGGTAGTTCTGAATCAAATGGTGCACCAACACCACGTGCAACACCATTTGAACAAAATGCCATTAGAATAAATGTACCATATCCATCATACTCAACAAGTTTATACAATGATATTGGACAAAGAACATTACCAGGATCACTTGAAACACaacataaaatatgtattaaaattgattctGATGATACACCAACTGTTGAAAATCTTAAACCATTCACACTTGAGAATCAAGAAtttgaatttgatttaaaataa
- the LOC122856875 gene encoding ubiquitin carboxyl-terminal hydrolase isozyme L3: MSLVPLESNPEVMTKFIHQLGVSSKWCLTDVYGTDPELLAMVPQPLQALILLYPYTDKAQAYDNEVVEKLKNDGQKVSPNVFHMQQCVSNACGTVALIHSVANNLDVIEIEDGMLKTFLEKAKDLSFEEKGQLLVDTAVSGIMEAHEQLAQEGQTEAPDENAPVYHHFVAFVEKDGSLYELDGRKPFPINYGPTTKDKLLENATKVCSEYMARDPGEVRFTMIALTSSE; encoded by the exons ATGTCTCTTGTTCCTCTTGAATCAAATCCTGAG GTGATGACCAAG tttattcatCAACTTGGTGTATCAAGTAAATGGTGTTTGACTGATGTTTATGGAACTGACCCTGAACTTTTGGCAATGGTGCCACAGCCACTTCAGGCACTCATTTTGTTGTATCCATACACTGATAAG gCTCAAGCATATGACAATGAAGTtgttgaaaaactaaaaaatgatgGTCAAAAAGTATCACCAAATGTTTTTCATATGCAACAGTGTGTTTCAAATGCCTGTGGTACTGTTGCATTAATTCACTCAGTTGCCAACAATTTGGATGT aattGAAATTGAAGATGGTATGTTGAAAACATTTCTTGAAAAAGCTAAGGATTtatcatttgaagaaaaagGACAATTGTTAGTTGATACTGCTGTTAGTGGTATTATGGAGGCACATGAACAATTGGCACAAGAAGGACAAACTGAAGCACCTGATGAAAATGCACCagtttatcatcattttgttGCTTTTGTTGAAAAAGATGGATCACTCTATGAGCTTG aTGGAAGAAAACcatttccaataaattatgGTCCAACAACAAAGGACAAACTTCTGGAAAATGCAACAAAAGTTTGCTCTGAATATATGGCAAGAGATCCAGGTGAAGTTCGCTTCACAATGATTGCTTTGACATCAAGcgaataa